The following are encoded together in the Verrucomicrobiota bacterium genome:
- a CDS encoding toll/interleukin-1 receptor domain-containing protein: MAPEHPPELVIFDSRFADGKLKGDLYYIEVPIGERLRVAWEPEQQPENFQPVGGGVAYVFQAEHVSRLHVAHDAVPDDLGKLRYRWSEGLNHGIPWIMFVLILPTSYTIRDPSLVPARAKLFHGRLALYWILKGDNCGRTTVACTLRKFAGDPYAKLVQLNQICSQENLPENKFIRIEDDLPGRQRHQFMKATTQPRVFISHSSKDKPFVRKLVAELKKHKLSVWLDEQEIQIGDSIVSKISGGLRDSDYFVIVLSKASVTSPWVQVELNSALIAQISNQGVAVLPVLIEDCDIPTLLRDRLYADFRTDFAAGLGKLLSVLQQEGESAAGLGTTTTTTTTSTTLPPGAVPCAPTLAALSLGELRRRITKRMSRTEIATIWFDLFQTKMEDDMAQRPLVDCVIELLDRANKRAKLGEVIAGICADRSDLVNPQ, from the coding sequence ATGGCTCCCGAACACCCTCCAGAACTTGTAATTTTCGATTCCCGATTTGCAGATGGCAAACTGAAAGGTGACCTTTACTACATCGAGGTCCCCATAGGGGAACGCCTACGTGTCGCGTGGGAGCCAGAACAACAGCCCGAAAACTTCCAACCCGTTGGTGGAGGTGTGGCCTACGTTTTCCAGGCCGAACACGTTAGCCGACTTCACGTTGCGCACGATGCTGTGCCGGATGATTTAGGCAAACTCCGTTATCGCTGGTCCGAAGGACTGAATCACGGAATCCCTTGGATCATGTTCGTGCTCATCCTTCCCACCAGTTATACAATCCGCGATCCCTCACTCGTGCCAGCTAGAGCAAAACTCTTTCACGGACGATTGGCTCTTTATTGGATATTGAAGGGAGACAACTGCGGGCGAACAACTGTGGCGTGTACATTGAGGAAATTCGCCGGTGATCCTTATGCGAAACTTGTCCAACTGAACCAGATTTGTTCCCAAGAGAATCTCCCCGAGAACAAGTTCATTCGAATCGAGGATGATCTGCCCGGTAGGCAACGACATCAATTTATGAAAGCAACCACCCAACCGCGTGTCTTCATCAGCCACTCAAGCAAGGATAAACCCTTTGTTCGTAAACTGGTCGCCGAACTAAAAAAGCACAAACTGAGCGTTTGGCTCGACGAGCAGGAAATCCAAATTGGCGATTCAATCGTCTCCAAAATCTCTGGCGGCCTAAGGGATTCTGACTATTTTGTTATTGTCCTCTCCAAGGCATCGGTCACTTCGCCGTGGGTACAGGTCGAACTGAACTCGGCCCTTATAGCGCAGATATCCAACCAGGGCGTCGCCGTCCTCCCAGTCCTAATTGAGGACTGCGACATTCCCACCTTGCTTCGCGACCGGCTCTACGCCGATTTTCGTACGGACTTCGCCGCCGGACTTGGGAAGTTACTGTCCGTTCTCCAGCAGGAGGGCGAAAGCGCCGCTGGTCTTGGCACCACGACAACGACCACGACGACATCCACTACGCTCCCCCCAGGAGCAGTTCCCTGCGCCCCCACGCTAGCTGCGCTTTCCCTGGGCGAACTCCGACGCCGTATCACAAAGCGGATGAGTCGGACTGAAATCGCCACGATTTGGTTTGATCTTTTTCAGACCAAAATGGAAGACGACATGGCCCAACGGCCTCTCGTGGACTGCGTTATCGAACTGCTCGACCGCGCTAACAAACGAGCAAAACTAGGCGAAGTCATCGCCGGCATCTGCGCCGACCGCAGCGATTTGGTAAACCCTCAGTAG
- a CDS encoding toll/interleukin-1 receptor domain-containing protein: MNSDHNAIPGFAANTGWCSGPQLEDGTNVTAGTSFQEEPGAKVLPWYIPAKAKTAHQWEHNLTKLRSRFERLIDEFCPVECVLLQWRIPMVRSALPKLPIMPQRSRLLWAGSGLSREPAKLLGPDWAPLVAAFPINSVQGNPILSADGRPVAYRFGLHRYHSVYALGDDIRPVPIPQLAELVHEGGDILYQLPPAIATSVWRLWPTGFSQRLCPSQGLWLDMIFELSWQCPRGGPWYTERQARVDNFAAGLLGGGLFPRLPDFLASGPKQVIPHEHGYPATFYSKLADVARASVAAIDEIIERAAIVSGSCETESSPPNRIQATTSGTNVLQRDHVFISYSHKDTKFLDQLLIHLKPLERAGKLTKWSDKQIASGSDWFAEIQESIAYTKVAVLLVSPNFLASDFIHEHEFGPLLLQAEKGGVRILWIPIRASAYEETALKDYQALSSPEQPLAQMKAERDVAWVRICKEIKKAINK; encoded by the coding sequence ATGAACTCGGACCATAATGCAATTCCCGGTTTCGCCGCCAACACAGGCTGGTGTAGCGGTCCACAGTTGGAGGATGGCACTAATGTAACCGCAGGTACTTCTTTCCAAGAAGAACCCGGCGCGAAAGTCCTTCCGTGGTACATCCCGGCAAAGGCCAAAACTGCTCACCAGTGGGAACACAATCTCACGAAGCTTCGCTCACGCTTCGAGCGCCTCATTGATGAGTTCTGCCCGGTCGAGTGTGTCCTTCTGCAGTGGCGCATCCCTATGGTGCGATCCGCTCTCCCCAAACTCCCCATCATGCCGCAACGGTCCAGATTACTCTGGGCTGGCTCTGGGCTTTCCCGAGAGCCAGCCAAGTTACTCGGGCCAGACTGGGCCCCATTGGTAGCTGCTTTCCCGATAAACAGCGTCCAGGGGAATCCAATTCTCAGCGCCGACGGCAGGCCAGTGGCATACCGCTTTGGCCTCCATCGTTATCATTCTGTTTATGCTTTGGGCGACGATATCCGCCCAGTTCCTATCCCGCAGCTTGCCGAATTGGTGCACGAAGGCGGCGATATCCTTTATCAACTCCCGCCAGCCATCGCCACCTCAGTATGGCGACTGTGGCCCACCGGCTTTTCGCAAAGACTCTGTCCAAGCCAGGGCCTCTGGCTCGATATGATCTTTGAACTCTCCTGGCAATGTCCCCGTGGCGGTCCGTGGTACACGGAACGACAGGCCCGCGTGGACAACTTCGCGGCCGGCCTGTTGGGCGGCGGACTCTTTCCACGTCTCCCCGATTTCCTGGCTTCCGGTCCAAAACAGGTCATCCCGCACGAGCATGGATACCCTGCGACTTTCTATTCGAAACTGGCAGATGTTGCACGAGCATCTGTAGCAGCAATAGACGAGATTATTGAACGCGCAGCCATCGTAAGTGGTAGCTGTGAAACCGAAAGTTCACCACCCAATCGCATACAAGCCACGACCAGCGGTACAAACGTTCTTCAGCGAGACCACGTGTTTATCAGCTACAGCCACAAGGACACAAAGTTCCTGGACCAGTTACTCATACACCTGAAGCCACTCGAACGAGCCGGAAAGCTCACCAAATGGTCAGATAAGCAGATCGCCTCAGGATCCGATTGGTTCGCCGAGATACAGGAGTCCATCGCCTACACAAAAGTGGCTGTACTGCTGGTCTCACCCAATTTTCTCGCTTCTGACTTTATCCATGAGCATGAGTTCGGGCCACTCCTGCTTCAGGCAGAAAAAGGTGGTGTTCGCATCCTGTGGATCCCTATCCGAGCCTCTGCTTACGAGGAAACCGCCCTCAAGGACTACCAAGCCTTGAGTTCCCCAGAACAACCGCTGGCCCAGATGAAGGCCGAGCGAGATGTGGCATGGGTCAGAATCTGCAAAGAAATCAAAAAGGCGATAAACAAATGA